From a region of the Zingiber officinale cultivar Zhangliang chromosome 4B, Zo_v1.1, whole genome shotgun sequence genome:
- the LOC121975235 gene encoding uncharacterized protein LOC121975235: MIWMGGPGGVRWRNGRALGEGSRARHRGDAQALALAVVDAEEDILEPAFPMFEEIVDIRLEELTMEVVSLRTMMDTMVHRQSTMQTTLDTLVDLVSFWVTGHPSQSVPSTDLVPHVEDVPSAVSATTPAPATTSAPSADPDTTLSGDDLIEFYVPL; this comes from the exons ATGATATG GATGGGCGGTCCTGGGGGAGTTCGATGGCGTAATGGACGTGCTCTTGGTGAGGGATCCAGGGCTCGTCACAGGGGGGATGCACAGGCATTGGCTCTTGCGGTGGTTGATGCTGAGGAGGATATCCTTGAGCCAGCTTTTCCGATGTTCGAGGAGATTGTCGATATCCGGCTTGAGGAACTGACCATGGAGGTAGTCAGCTTGCGCACCATGATGGATACCATGGTCCATCGACAGTCTACGATGCAGACGACTTTGGACACGTTAGTGGATTTGGTGAGCTTTTGGGTGACGGGTCATCCGTCTCAGTCTGTTCCATCCACAGATCTCGTTCCACATGTTGAGGATGTTCCTAGTGCTGTCTCTGCGACGACCCCTGCTCCAGCTACTACGTCGGCTCCTTCTGCTGATCCTGATACCACTCTTTCGGGAGATGATCTCATTGAGTTCTATGTTCCTTTATGA